From Stenotrophomonas nitritireducens, the proteins below share one genomic window:
- a CDS encoding DUF2285 domain-containing protein, with amino-acid sequence MADPSAEHWYPTAAYLYTLHLDGPALAWEYLRRHPDYRRDWLRRRRQPEAAGRWGLRLLEDPALDARDAHPTWFPDHDAVVQLYPDADPPPDAAAFAFWRIPGQKHLIHDGKRLVVLARWPGCCLRLVIAPGLADGMAYAYAIRACTTPCVRYQALAAELDKLATAGDALPAGMARPRPTLATLLELNTLQALDGTLAGASLREVAEGLFGVDAVVADWHKDSAVRARVRRLVRRGEALMRGGYRSLAQLPPVASQ; translated from the coding sequence ATGGCTGACCCGAGCGCCGAACACTGGTATCCAACCGCCGCGTATCTCTACACGCTGCACCTCGACGGCCCCGCGCTGGCGTGGGAATATCTGCGCCGCCACCCCGACTACCGCCGCGACTGGCTGCGCCGTCGCCGACAGCCAGAGGCCGCCGGACGCTGGGGACTGCGCCTGCTGGAAGATCCTGCCCTGGATGCGCGCGACGCGCACCCGACCTGGTTCCCTGACCATGATGCCGTCGTGCAGCTCTACCCGGACGCCGACCCGCCGCCGGATGCGGCGGCCTTCGCGTTCTGGCGCATTCCCGGCCAGAAGCATCTGATCCACGATGGCAAGCGCTTGGTGGTGCTGGCACGCTGGCCGGGCTGCTGCCTGCGGCTGGTGATCGCTCCCGGCCTGGCCGATGGCATGGCCTACGCCTATGCCATCCGAGCCTGCACCACACCTTGCGTCCGCTATCAGGCGCTGGCGGCCGAGCTGGACAAGCTGGCCACCGCTGGCGACGCCTTACCCGCGGGAATGGCACGGCCACGACCGACACTCGCCACATTGCTGGAGTTGAACACGCTCCAGGCGCTCGACGGCACCCTGGCGGGCGCGTCCTTGCGTGAGGTGGCCGAAGGGCTTTTTGGCGTGGATGCCGTCGTGGCCGACTGGCACAAGGACAGCGCTGTGCGCGCTCGTGTACGTCGGCTGGTGCGGCGTGGCGAGGCGCTGATGCGCGGTGGCTATCGCAGCCTGGCGCAGCTTCCGCCGGTTGCATCGCAGTAA
- a CDS encoding DUF2958 domain-containing protein — MTQPLVTAEQRAQLLAVGEARTAGRSIDPMPTVRLFTPDAHATWLLAALDPVDGDTAWGLIDLGIGMPCLGHVKLSDLASIVGPHKQPVMRDRYFQPARLLSEYLRLAEENGSITD, encoded by the coding sequence ATGACACAGCCGCTCGTCACCGCTGAACAGCGGGCGCAACTGCTCGCCGTCGGCGAGGCACGCACCGCTGGTCGGAGCATCGACCCGATGCCGACGGTACGGCTGTTCACTCCTGACGCGCACGCCACCTGGCTGCTGGCCGCGCTCGATCCGGTCGATGGCGATACGGCATGGGGGCTGATCGACTTGGGAATAGGCATGCCCTGCCTGGGCCATGTGAAGCTGTCCGATCTGGCGTCCATCGTCGGGCCGCACAAGCAACCTGTGATGCGCGATCGCTACTTCCAGCCGGCGCGGCTGCTGTCGGAGTACCTGCGGCTGGCCGAGGAAAACGGCTCGATCACCGACTGA
- a CDS encoding helix-turn-helix domain-containing protein yields MTAFKPSLPDALRRIRKARGLSQEAFSDVSSRTYLSSLERGLKSPTLNKIEDVCAVLDVHPLTLLVLAYAGSDPKSVHELMDHIAREVSSFSDPQNK; encoded by the coding sequence ATGACAGCGTTCAAGCCATCGTTGCCCGATGCACTGCGGCGGATCAGAAAGGCGCGTGGTCTGAGCCAGGAGGCGTTCTCGGATGTGTCCAGCCGGACTTACCTCAGCTCTCTGGAGCGAGGGCTGAAAAGCCCAACATTGAATAAAATTGAAGATGTTTGTGCCGTGCTGGATGTTCACCCACTCACGCTTCTGGTCCTTGCGTATGCAGGTAGTGATCCAAAAAGCGTCCACGAACTAATGGATCACATTGCTCGGGAAGTCTCATCATTTTCCGATCCTCAGAATAAATAA
- a CDS encoding TIR domain-containing protein yields MAKDLFSEINNAVLDLQSSQLQTYERPLKKLAQLLRHPDLEPYNAELTEGLDVEAFIAESEKTGGSMVGSAQLAWPDEPKQALGLTLLLIEKLAADPGYATNFGHHFFYSGKKVIAGIHALTGQLIIPFVRDYKSYIQAKGSTDAMLKAQFSRKVFIVHGHDDGARETVARFLERIGLEAIILHEQANQGRTIIEKVVAHSDVGFAVVLLTPDDEGCVKGGTPEPRARQNVLLELGYFIGRLGRDKVCALKRGAVEIPSDFAGVVWETMDSGGGWKQALARELEAAGHSIDWNKVMRA; encoded by the coding sequence ATGGCTAAAGACTTATTCTCGGAAATAAACAATGCAGTTCTAGACTTGCAGTCCTCACAGCTTCAAACGTACGAAAGACCTCTCAAAAAATTGGCTCAACTGCTACGACATCCCGACCTTGAGCCATACAACGCCGAGCTCACGGAAGGTCTCGACGTTGAGGCGTTCATCGCTGAAAGTGAAAAGACCGGGGGCAGCATGGTTGGAAGCGCCCAGCTTGCTTGGCCAGATGAGCCCAAACAGGCGCTGGGGTTGACGTTGCTTTTAATCGAAAAGCTGGCGGCAGATCCCGGCTACGCTACCAACTTCGGACACCATTTTTTCTATTCCGGAAAAAAGGTCATTGCTGGAATCCACGCACTTACTGGTCAGCTAATCATTCCCTTTGTGCGAGATTACAAGAGTTATATCCAGGCCAAGGGGAGCACGGATGCCATGTTAAAAGCTCAATTTTCGCGTAAGGTCTTTATTGTTCATGGTCACGATGATGGTGCTCGTGAAACAGTGGCACGATTTCTTGAGCGAATCGGGCTTGAAGCCATCATCTTGCACGAACAGGCTAACCAAGGACGAACGATTATCGAAAAAGTGGTTGCTCACAGTGACGTTGGTTTCGCAGTAGTTCTGCTTACGCCAGACGATGAGGGCTGCGTAAAAGGAGGAACGCCTGAGCCCAGAGCCCGTCAGAACGTGCTTTTGGAGTTGGGGTACTTCATTGGTCGCCTGGGCAGAGACAAGGTATGTGCTCTCAAACGCGGGGCGGTGGAAATTCCAAGCGATTTCGCCGGTGTCGTTTGGGAGACGATGGATAGCGGCGGGGGCTGGAAACAGGCACTTGCGCGTGAGCTTGAAGCTGCCGGTCATAGCATCGACTGGAATAAGGTCATGCGTGCATAG
- a CDS encoding DUF736 domain-containing protein: MANIGTFTAEKDGFTGTLRTLTLNVKVKLVPNDKGDTENAPDFHLQAAGHEIGAAWKKTSQADRPYLSVSLDDPSFPATVYARLIENEDGTHDLIWSRSKPKAA, translated from the coding sequence ATGGCTAACATCGGCACCTTCACCGCAGAGAAAGACGGCTTCACCGGCACGCTTCGCACCCTGACGCTCAACGTCAAGGTCAAGCTGGTTCCCAACGACAAGGGCGACACCGAGAACGCCCCCGACTTCCACCTTCAGGCGGCCGGCCACGAGATCGGCGCGGCGTGGAAGAAGACCAGCCAGGCCGATCGTCCGTACCTGTCGGTTTCGCTCGATGACCCTTCGTTCCCGGCGACGGTCTATGCCCGCCTGATCGAGAACGAGGACGGCACGCACGACCTGATCTGGTCGCGCAGCAAGCCCAAGGCGGCCTGA